The Megalobrama amblycephala isolate DHTTF-2021 linkage group LG1, ASM1881202v1, whole genome shotgun sequence genome segment ATCTCTCCATCCACCTCGTCCCTCTGAGCAAACAGAGCCGGCTCTAAATCTACTGTTCTCACTGTGTTTGTGAACTCGTGTGTCATGTGATTCTCACCTCCTCCGCCGCAGAGTCTCTGTAGTACTTCAGGCCAGCGTCTGTCAGCACAAACCAGTGTTTCCtccactgaacacacacacacacacacacacacgtggtCAGTCGTGATGACACACAGTTCAACATCAtcatgacagacagacagacgcgTCTCACCTCTCCACTCTCGTCCAGTTTTGACATCCATCCCTTCTTAAAGTTCAGCAGGTCAGgctacagacagacagacagggtTATCAGAGCAGATTAATGTGTCAGTGTCACCAGCTGTGTGTGTCAGGAACACAACCGCACAGGAAACAACACACACTGATGGCGAAACAATTACAAACAGCCTGATGCAACTGCAATACAATAATAGCAGACAGTCACTGGTGTATGTTTAGTTTATGAACACATTCAGAATGAGTCAATTTAGCAGTTGAGCTTCAATAAAGAGTCTATGAATCAATATCGAATGATTCATCTCGATGATTCAGTGCCTTCGAGGGCGATGCAGAAAACACGGACGGAATCACGGAATTCAGTCATAATTATGGAATTGAACGCGGAATTTCACGGAATTTGACAAATTTTGGATGAAACTGTGACAGAAATATAACACTATTGTACAGCTGAATGTACCTTtcaaaagtaataataatagtaatataataataaacttaattttaacagtaaatctCTGTTGTGCGGCAttttgtttgtaaaaaaaaaaagatttattttgtttgattacgttttaaaagattaaataaattgttatGCCTTtatttgattaccaacatttttgataataaatttgtgtttgtaaataataaaaattaaagcatgaatttcttaaaaaataaaacattttataattttattgtaaaattaaattattaagttgttataaaatataaacagtaaacaaggaatttgggaaaaataaaatagaatttgagaaaaaaaaattatatatatatatatatatatatatatatacgcatttcatttaaaaaaaaaatgtaatacatttttgttttattgtgtaaGTTACATAACTTCAATTAAATAAGACGTCATATTTAACCAATAAATCAGATTTcagaaaatcagaaaaaaacaaataaaacgcaatttgggaaaaaataaaacatttcataagGCCCTATTATTGCAaaacaatttaattaattattaagttGTTAAAGTTTTAGCCTATGAATTCCATTTATTAGACATGTTTCttgattattaaaaatttaaacagaACTTggaatttggggaaaaaaatataatagcgtttgagaaaaaaaatacatacgcatttcattttttaaaaaaagaataaactgTTATGAAAAGAATTGTTTACTtttatttgattacattttaaaagatttatttaattatttaatgtttgtaaatcataaatacagaaaaattaaaacaatacagaatttctgaaaaaataaaacatttcatagggcccttttattgtaaaacaatttaataaattattaagttgttaaagttttataaattCAATTCATctgacatgctttttgattattaaaaatttaaaacattaaaatggaatccaaaCAAAATATAAACGGTAAACAAAGAATTTGGGGGAAAATTCAACggaatttgagaaaaaaaaaattatattatatatatatatatatatatatatatatatatatatatatatatatatatatatatatatatatatataattaatatgtttttaaagttttatgaattCAATTCATTAGACATGCTTCttgattattaaaaatttaaacagtACAAGgaatttgggggaaaaaatacatatttcatttttttttttttacattttgaataaattgttataaaaagaatttacttttcatttgattacattttaaaagattaaataaatcatgccttcatttgattaccaatatttttgataataaatttgtgtgttgtaaatcataaatcaagaaaaattaaaacaatacagaatttctgaaaaaaatttaaaaatgtcatagtGCCCTATTATTGTAAAATAAGTGGTTAAAGTTCAATTCattatgtgtttttattaacaatttaaatgaaacatgaggaatttgggaaaaatatatatacgcatttcagtttttaaaaaaatttaataaattgttCCTGTAGAACTGTAGAAATTGATAATTTCAATGAATTAAGAtgtactttttgattactaacaTGTTCATCCATTAATCAGAGTTCAGAAAATGGGAAAAAGAAATGGGATTTGGTAGAGCTCAACACACTCCTGAAATATTCCAGGTGTTACACAATGATCATGATCACATGTCCTAcaaagcaaacacacacacagtgatggTGTGTGAACTAAACTCTGATGAACGCACTCATAATATCAGAGTTTAtcagagtttgtgtgtgtttgtacatgAACAACAAACCATCAGCGGTGCGCGTGCGCTGTGTGCGCGGGTGTGTCGCGcgcgcacaaacacacacatacaaaaaaacAAGTTGTGTTTGTTCAcgtaccacacacacacacacacacactgcgtgcaaacacaacacacacacacacacagcacacgAACTGAAGTATGAATGAACACAGAACTGAAGCAGCGTCGCGTTTACACGGTTATTAAAGTGAATTAAAGTGAAACTGACCGTCATGATGTTCGAGTCCAGCCgcagcacaaacacaaacacacattaaatcTGAGAGGCTTCACTCGAGCTGAAGGTCGTCATGTTTAATCACACTTTCAGTCATTTAATCGATAGATCGGGCGTAAGTTTGACGGAACTCGCGCGGCAGTGTGCGTTGCCGGGGCGGATCCCGATTAGAGTTCAGCGGAAGCGAACGGCCAATCAGAACCGCCCAGCGAAGCATAGCAACCAATCAGAAGCGCGCGAGCAATAATCTCACAGTAAACCTGCTGTGTTTAACACATTACTAACTCAACACTCAAGAGCCTGCTCAACATTACTAAAGTTACATATAAGAGGgaaaatatcaatattaatagatgaaatcaaacaaacacatgttaaagttgttccaaacccgtatgacACAAAGATCTCTAATCAATTCTGTGCAAAGATGCAATGAAAGTGAGGATCTGCCTTAACACGGgtgttgagtaaatgatgagaaagTGTGTGCTCGTGCCTGTTGCATTGGTTCTTCATCCGCCTGTTCCACGCTGCAGGAGAAATACACTGACGGTCTGtgtgttttctgcagaacaaacacatcTATGAATCTATGAGATGGATCTCCAGTGTTTCTGCAGGCCGTCAGGAGCTGTTACTGTACCTGCTTCTGTCCTGATGATCGGGACGGGTGTATCTGCTCCACGGCCGGGCTGCTCGCTGTCTGTCAGAGACCAGCGTTAGTACATGAAATAACCACAGGTGAATGCTCTTGGACCTCTGCAGACGTGTGTAAACACTGAGTGTTTGGTTTTTGATGTCTTTGAGGATAAGATACTCTCAGATCTCCACCCGGCTCATGCGGGCTGGGTTTAACCATTCGAAAGTACGAGGGTCAGTGGTATATATCGTTTTCTCGTACACTGTGAGTGCAAAATCATCAGCAGGAGGCATATACATATTTCTTCTTACTAAATCACTTTTAAGCCTGtaacaccaagaacgataacagCTGTGCCAATTATCTGATAACAATAAAGATAActgtaatgaaaacaataaTACTAACTGTAATGATAACTAAAACGATAACTGTAATGAAAACAATGACACTTACTGTAATGATAACAATAACACTAACTACAACAATACCTGTAATCATAACTATATTGACAATTGCAATgataacaaaaacaataactgtaatgaaaacaataaCACTTACTGTAACGATAACTATGATGATAAATATGAATacctataacgataactataaagacaactaatgataactgtaatgataacaaaataataactataatgataactataatcaTGATAATACCGATAAccataacaataactataaagataactaacGATAACTGTAATAACGATAACTGTAATGATAACAATAACACTAACTAAAATACTGTCACTAATGTTAGCTATaattataactataactataaacataactaatgttaactgtaataactataacaataactgtaataaTAGCAAAAACactaactataacaataactgtaaTGATGACAATAATGGTAATGATTATTATAAAGACAACTAATGATAACTGTAAtgataacaaaataataactatattgataactataatgataataacaccgataactataacaataactataaagataactaacGATAACTGTAATAACGATAACTGTAATGATAACAATAACACTAACTAAAATACTGTCACTAATGTTAGCTATaattataactataactataaacataactaatgttaactgtaataactataacgataactgtaATAATAGCAAAAACactaactataacaataactgtaaTGATGACAATAATGGTAATGATTACTATAAAGACAACTAATGATAACTGTAAtgataacaaaataataactataatgataataacaccgataactataacaataactataaagataactaacGATAACTGTAATAACGATAACTGTAATGATAACAATAACACTAACTAAAATACTGTCACTAATGTTAGCTATaattataactataactataaacataactaatgttaactgtaataactataatgataactgtaaTAATAGCAAAAACactaactataacaataactgtaaTGATGACAATAATGGTAATGATTACTATAAAGACAACTAATGATAACTGTAATGATGACAATTATagtaactataacaataatctTAATGTTAGCTACAAAGATAACAAACGATAACtgtaataactataatgataactgtaataacaataacactatctataacaataactgtaaTGATAACAATCAATAATACTAACTATAATTACactaatgataactataacaataactataaacaTAACTAACGATAAATgtaataactataacgatacctgtaatgataacaataacgctaactataacaataactgtaaTTATAACAATCAATAACACTAACTATAATGACAATAACggtaactataatgataactataacaattaCTATAAACATAACTAATGATAAAtgtaataactataatgataccTGTAATGATAACAACAACactaactataacgataactataatgctaactataacaataactataaaaataactaaCCACAACTGTAATGATAACTATAGCAATggtgataactataatgataactaacGATATCTGtaacaataattataatgaAAACCATATCAATAACTGTATTAACGTACACACCAGCAGACAATAACATCGTGTTTATCCAAGTGTGCAGAGCAGCCTGATCGCATGCCACTTTAAATACTCAatctctttaaagcaggatggattctgattggatgTCAATGTTTTATCGGTCATCGGCATAAGAAAATTTGCTCTGAAAGTGATTTCAATGAAATTGTTCATCTGTGTCATTATCATTAGTTGTGGTTTAGACATTTTTGTATGGAtagaaaaattattaaaactttatggttatagttattattatacTTATCATCcatggtgtgaacaggcctttagaaACTTATCTTTAGCCTatcatattaaacattaaatgttaCAGGACGTGTATTTACCTGTGTGTGTAGGGAGCTGGACGAGTGAGCCCTTGATAGTGTACCACTGTCTCTTTCGTCCTCTAGTTCGTCCCAATCCGAGTGAGGAGATTTGCTCTGGGAGTGActagaaacacacaaacacagattcAGCTAACCCAGGTCACTAGCTCGTGACCCTCATCTGAAGATATGACTAAACCCATACGAAATCTGATTCACAATCTTATTCTCTAGCCCTTACACATAAGTTTATTTCAAACTTGGTCCAATTTGATAGCTGTCCTTGAGCTCTCACTGCTGTGTTATGAATTATTTACAgtttaattctgaatttatgttatattgtgaagaccacatgttgAACAACAAACATTTTCTGTCCACCTGGCTGGTTTGTAGCGGGAAAGTTCTCGTTTCTGACGGCTCTCGATCTTCCCCAGGTGGCTTGGGCTCTCCCTATGGAAGACTGTTTTGACCTTGGGAAGGTCAGCCATCATGGCATATTCTTCCCGGTTGAGACCCGATGACCCGGCAGAAAGATGACTTGACTCAGAGTCCATGGAGCTCTGGGAAGACGTGTGTCTTTCGACTGGAGGGGAGGGGCTTCTGTGTCGGCTCGGCGCTCGCCGGTTGTTAGGCATGGAGCTTTGCACCTCTTGGACCTGCCTCATGCTGCTCCTCTTGCTTCCGTCTTGGGGTGTTTCCCAAGCAACAGGGACAGATTTTGGAAAGGAGCTGATTTGTTTCTTCTCACCGCTGTGTCTTGATGGGGAGGAGTTACGTGAGACTGATTGGCTGTTGAGAGAGTGGGTGGAGCCTCTCCAGCGTCCTGATGAAGGGTTTGAATCATGCTGTGATTGGTTACTTGTGGAGTTTCTTACATAAGAGGTGGAGCCAGTTCTGTCACTCATAGTGTTCCTGAGAGGGATGTGGTCTGCAATGTCACGCCTCAGTGTAGATACAGAGGGACTACGTCCACTCTCTGCCTTGCGGGGAAGAGATTGGCTAGGGTTGTCATTTGCCCACCTTAAGGGGGAGGGACTGCGGCTCTTGGGGCCACGGTTTGATGAGGACTGGCTCATTTCGGACTTACGAAGCAATGATGAGCCAGGGTTTTGGTGTCGATCTCTAATTGGGGAAGAGTGTCTGCTGTCTCGGTTGTAGCTGTGAAGGGAGCTCTTTGCTTCTGGTTTTTTCACAGTGGTTTGGCTTTGCATTTCATAACTTTTCCTGGATGGGGAGGGGCTGTTTCTGGCATGACTCCACCCATTAGACATAGATCCTCTGTCTGATTGGCTGGGCGTTCCGTAGCCCTTCCTGACCGGAGACGCACTGCGTCTACCCTCCCGAATCTGACTTGATGAGCCATTTGTCTCTAGTCTCCCTTTAGGGGACTGGCTTCTTGAATCATAGCGGCCCtttgaggaggaggaggaaaacTGTCTGTCATGACCACGCTCATACGAAGGGCCTTTCGTCTCAGTTTTCCTAACAGCAGGACCATCATAACTCTGTCTGGAAGGGGACTGGCTTCTTGAAGCATAGTGACCCACTGAGGGGGAGGAACTCTGTCTGTCATGACCACGCTCGTATGAAGGGCTTTTCGTTTCAGTTTTCCTAACAGCAGGACTATCATAACTCCGTCTGGAAGGGGACTGGCTTCTTGAAGCATAGTGACCCACTGAGGGGGAGGAACTCTGTCTGTCATGACCACGCTCGTATGAAGGGCTTTTCGTTTCAGTTTTCCTAACAGCAGGACTATCATAACTCCGTCTGGAAGGGGACTGGTTTCTTGAATCATAGCGGCCCACTGAGGGGGAGGAACTCTGTCTTTCATGACCACGCTCGTATGAAGGGCTTTTCGTTTCAGTTTTCCTAACAGCAGGACTATCATAACTCCGTCTGGAAGGGGACTGGTTTCTTGAATCATAGCGGCCCACTGAGGGGGAGGAAATCTGTCTGTCATGACCACGCTCGTATGAAGGgcttttcatttcagttttccTAACAGCAGGACCATCATAAGTCCGTTTGGAAGGGGACAAGCTTCCACGGTTTTCTGTAGACCCAGTGAAGGAGCTGTTGGTATCGGGTTTCCGTAAAGAGCCTCTCAGATCCATGTAAGACAGAGACTTACTGACATTACTGACGGTGCCTGCAGTGCTCGCAAACGATTTGAGGTTTTTCTGCAAGCCTCCGGAGTAACTGTTCCGTGCTGGACTGATCGTTGCCCGATCTTGTCCATGTGAAACAATGCTAGACCGAAAGCCAGCCGTGTTGAGAGAGGAGCTGGACTCAGCCCGTCTGAATGGGGAGGTACTACGGGAGGGAGAGGAGGTATGCGAGAGGCCAGAACCTCTTTGGGAAGAGTTGAGCGTTCCCGGCTGCCGTAAGGGAGACGTGTGGGCATTTTGTCCACCTCTTCGACTTGAGGCACCGATCGATTCAGCTTGTTTGAAAGGGGTGGGACTCAGTGCTCGGGGACCAGCAAGGGCCTCAACCTCCACGCTGAGATCCAGTGGATCTGGAGGATACTGCGGAGGATAGTCTTCTGCGAGCTGCTCGGGATTCTGAAACTCAGAGGTTCTCCTTTCCGAGGGGAGGCCCAGATCTGGGTTGCGAAATGGAATGGCGGCTTTGGGTTCTGGGCTTTTGTTGCTAGGCAGGGGATGCCCTCTTTCAGAATGCCGATAAGGAGCAGGGGGACTCTGATCACGGAGAGCTCTGCTACCGGCAGCCCTTCCCAGAGAGAAATATCCACTCTCTCGTTCCCTCCGTTCCTTCACGCTGCCTGCGGAAAGAGAGACAAGATCGTGACCTGTGTTAATATGTGAAATGATACACTGCACTCATCCACCGTGACGCAGCACTCAGGAAAAGCCCAGTGGAACCTGACACCACCTGACACCTCAAACTGCCACTCTAACTATCTTAACAACACCACAAGCTGCTCGACTGGTAACTAGATATTGGTGTTTTCCTCACCGTGAGAAAAACCGAACTGGCCAAAACCATCACCGCGACTCTGAGACACCTCCGTCCAGCCACGGGGGCTTGTCCGGTGAGGTGGCGGATCCAAGCGGGTCATTCTACGGCAGGATGACGGATGATGAAGGAGATTGGAGTATTCCTCTGGACCGGTAGAGCTGCTGTATATGGAATCGTCACCCTGACTGGGATGAAAGTTGTATTCAGAAAGAATGATGCCAGGACTCAACACACTCACAACCTACAGGGTACAAATGGATTTTATCCCCCAGAGTCCCCAAAACACATTCTTAGAGCAAAGTATGcaatgcaaagttttaaaaaactacttatAATACAAGATAAATAACGTAACAAAAGCATAGACTCAATACGCCAATCTAACTTCAAGACTGAATAACATGCAATGGCTCTTTAGCAGTCTTACCTGTCTGAGCTTTGGTCGTCGTCTCCGTCACACAGATACAGGTCACAGTCGGGACTCAAGATGCAGATGGAGCTGTCCTCAAAGCCCCGCCCCCCTTTGCTGACATCACAGTAGCTGCTGACCACTGACAGCACATCTGAGTCATCCTGATTGGTGGACGGAACACACACAACCGATCAGCAGCGCATCACAGCTGAAACGATCTGTGTAACGCATGATTTTCTCATGGAACTTTAAGGCATGAGAACAGAATTATGCTGCATCAACTGTGAATCCATCTTATACCAAACCAAGGATTCTACATTAGTAAT includes the following:
- the LOC125246159 gene encoding TRIO and F-actin-binding protein-like isoform X1, with product MPLAAADEPVCPKFQPNIFDSTRCHDCLRQKHLHNTCSGGELVPEPRASAAHSDEKDTSAKDDSDVLSVVSSYCDVSKGGRGFEDSSICILSPDCDLYLCDGDDDQSSDSQGDDSIYSSSTGPEEYSNLLHHPSSCRRMTRLDPPPHRTSPRGWTEVSQSRGDGFGQFGFSHGSVKERRERESGYFSLGRAAGSRALRDQSPPAPYRHSERGHPLPSNKSPEPKAAIPFRNPDLGLPSERRTSEFQNPEQLAEDYPPQYPPDPLDLSVEVEALAGPRALSPTPFKQAESIGASSRRGGQNAHTSPLRQPGTLNSSQRGSGLSHTSSPSRSTSPFRRAESSSSLNTAGFRSSIVSHGQDRATISPARNSYSGGLQKNLKSFASTAGTVSNVSKSLSYMDLRGSLRKPDTNSSFTGSTENRGSLSPSKRTYDGPAVRKTEMKSPSYERGHDRQISSPSVGRYDSRNQSPSRRSYDSPAVRKTETKSPSYERGHERQSSSPSVGRYDSRNQSPSRRSYDSPAVRKTETKSPSYERGHDRQSSSPSVGHYASRSQSPSRRSYDSPAVRKTETKSPSYERGHDRQSSSPSVGHYASRSQSPSRQSYDGPAVRKTETKGPSYERGHDRQFSSSSSKGRYDSRSQSPKGRLETNGSSSQIREGRRSASPVRKGYGTPSQSDRGSMSNGWSHARNSPSPSRKSYEMQSQTTVKKPEAKSSLHSYNRDSRHSSPIRDRHQNPGSSLLRKSEMSQSSSNRGPKSRSPSPLRWANDNPSQSLPRKAESGRSPSVSTLRRDIADHIPLRNTMSDRTGSTSYVRNSTSNQSQHDSNPSSGRWRGSTHSLNSQSVSRNSSPSRHSGEKKQISSFPKSVPVAWETPQDGSKRSSMRQVQEVQSSMPNNRRAPSRHRSPSPPVERHTSSQSSMDSESSHLSAGSSGLNREEYAMMADLPKVKTVFHRESPSHLGKIESRQKRELSRYKPASHSQSKSPHSDWDELEDERDSGTLSRAHSSSSLHTQTASSPAVEQIHPSRSSGQKQKTHRPSVYFSCSVEQADEEPMQQPDLLNFKKGWMSKLDESGEWRKHWFVLTDAGLKYYRDSAAEERDEVDGEIDLKSCVKVSEFDVEKNYGFQIQTRDAMFTLSAMTAGIRRNWIEILRKNVRPGSSPDLTQLPNSSIDKENARQSSSLRLRSQSEASSTTANPAHSKFDYVELSPVATPSTPLSANQRESGEGQVREHSQWQEERRRDNAHNQWEAVLSRKGPGQLSEQKRIEEEIEKKWAEFERLPLKEMRSLPPMGSRSGPSANQALEREVASLRQQLAELRAGREGWAGSERRACCGAESRCGESLQQMERVHKEALEQLEQRHAQQIGALERERDALLREETDATARVMEALQKAHREELEKTAQLKETHGMDTHTLNKQQQAEVASLRRELQALSERFSQKCLELKRAQQHHEHTERQMSQKDRQVEQLKRDNQDLQARLSEEVKVIRSLVTGQGSDTGTDGGDRSWCEMQVLLRVRENELQYLHQELNSLRNQMHFLTTEKSSVCERYREVCEELSAMKSRSEREAEALREHLRLALSALHEHDNSLRH
- the LOC125246159 gene encoding TRIO and F-actin-binding protein-like isoform X2 encodes the protein MPLAAADEPVCPKFQPNIFDSTRCHDCLRQKHLHNTCSGGELVPEPRASAAHSDEKDTSAKDDSDVLSVVSSYCDVSKGGRGFEDSSICILSPDCDLYLCDGDDDQSSDSQGDDSIYSSSTGPEEYSNLLHHPSSCRRMTRLDPPPHRTSPRGWTEVSQSRGDGFGQFGFSHGSVKERRERESGYFSLGRAAGSRALRDQSPPAPYRHSERGHPLPSNKSPEPKAAIPFRNPDLGLPSERRTSEFQNPEQLAEDYPPQYPPDPLDLSVEVEALAGPRALSPTPFKQAESIGASSRRGGQNAHTSPLRQPGTLNSSQRGSGLSHTSSPSRSTSPFRRAESSSSLNTAGFRSSIVSHGQDRATISPARNSYSGGLQKNLKSFASTAGTVSNVSKSLSYMDLRGSLRKPDTNSSFTGSTENRGSLSPSKRTYDGPAVRKTEMKSPSYERGHDRQISSPSVGRYDSRNQSPSRRSYDSPAVRKTETKSPSYERGHERQSSSPSVGRYDSRNQSPSRRSYDSPAVRKTETKSPSYERGHDRQSSSPSVGHYASRSQSPSRRSYDSPAVRKTETKSPSYERGHDRQSSSPSVGHYASRSQSPSRQSYDGPAVRKTETKGPSYERGHDRQFSSSSSKGRYDSRSQSPKGRLETNGSSSQIREGRRSASPVRKGYGTPSQSDRGSMSNGWSHARNSPSPSRKSYEMQSQTTVKKPEAKSSLHSYNRDSRHSSPIRDRHQNPGSSLLRKSEMSQSSSNRGPKSRSPSPLRWANDNPSQSLPRKAESGRSPSVSTLRRDIADHIPLRNTMSDRTGSTSYVRNSTSNQSQHDSNPSSGRWRGSTHSLNSQSVSRNSSPSRHSGEKKQISSFPKSVPVAWETPQDGSKRSSMRQVQEVQSSMPNNRRAPSRHRSPSPPVERHTSSQSSMDSESSHLSAGSSGLNREEYAMMADLPKVKTVFHRESPSHLGKIESRQKRELSRYKPASHSQSKSPHSDWDELEDERDSGTLSRAHSSSSLHTQTASSPAVEQIHPSRSSGQKQKTHRPSVYFSCSVEQADEEPMQQPDLLNFKKGWMSKLDESGEWRKHWFVLTDAGLKYYRDSAAEERDEVDGEIDLKSCVKVSEFDVEKNYGFQIQTRDAMFTLSAMTAGIRRNWIEILRKNVRPGSSPDLTQLPNSSIDKENARQSSSLRLRSQSEASSTTANPAHSKFDYVELSPVATPSTPLSANQRESGEGQVREHSQWQEERRRDNAHNQWEAVLSRKGPGQLSEQKRIEEEIEKKWAEFERLPLKEMRSLPPMGSRSGPSANQALERWRL